The stretch of DNA CAAAATACACCTTCCCTTCATCGATTTGATAAATACAAATCATGAGAAAAGATGATGCTCTGTAGGATACACTTTGGAGAAGGGTCAGTTCAGAAACGTGAGCCAGACCCTCACATTCACTGAGGAAACCTCATGACTATCACAAGAAATTAGACCAGAAATATTAGAAGGGTgctgaaaagacagagagaaatggTGATCATGGTGCCTGGTGGCCAGAGAGGGGCCTGACACAGATTCCCCAGAGGAAGTCAACAATGATCTTTATCTCTCAGTCTAGTGATGTGTCCTCTACTCTTCCTTTGTGTACCTAGGCAagaggagaagagcagcagagagagaataCTTTGCCATCTAAAAGAATGCTAAGCTACTGGATTGTAGTAGCTGTGATTTGTTTCTCTCACCCAACAGGAGAACAAAGGTATCTGAATGAGAGAAGTCTTCTaaaaacactgattttgttGTACCACTAGACTGACATTGTTAGTTACATGGAATAAAGCTGATCAGTCTGAAAACAAATTCTAGAGATCCCAAACACTTGAGATTTGTCTCTAGCTGCTCCCGAGCTACCTCACCTTTGTCCCTGGTTAGATGCTTGTCAGGTCCCTAGAAGTTATCACAGAGGGATGACAGAGATCTTGACAGCAGGCATTGCAACCAACATGGGCTTTAAGGAAGACTTTTGGTGCAGTAGGCACTGCTGGGGGGCTTCCTAGAACAGCTACATGGTTACACAGATGCTCACATGTATGGGTCAAACTTCCTGGCATTAATCAAGCCTCCTTGGCACCAAGGGGCATGAGAGCTAAACAGTCCAAGTGGAAGGTCCACAAAgggaagagctgaagaaaacatCATTCgctgatttttaaatcaaatattttgaagtttgaTATCCCTAGACTTTCTGCCACTTAGTCAAagtatgtttaaaatatatatttatacgTGTGCAAGTTCACATGTGCATAAACATATGCACAAACAGTTTGATTacttcactttcttcttcagctGGGGGAAATGAGTAGCTGAACTGGGATAGTTATTGCAGTGTACAGGAACCATTCAGTACAGGGTGATAATACAAACTAAGTGGAGTTTTCCAGTAATTAAGAAAGAAGCATATGGTGATCTGGGAAATCCTGTTCCTTCACTATGGCCTGCTGTCAAGTATTCTGGAGCTTTGCATGCTCTGTGACAATCATGAAACAACTATGAAGTATTACATCAAACAAAGGGGAGATACACAGCCAAAATGATGTGTGCAAAAGTTGTTCTGTGCAACTGCCTGATGTTCTATTTTACACACTAATAAGTTGAGACAATGTAATACAACCTCATAAAGTTATGCAGTTTAACATCTGTTCTCTTAAACTGTGCATTGCTTCTATGCTAGTGCCTCTAAGTGGCAGAATTTCAGACCTGCTTTCGTGTGTGGGTAAGAGGGTAAGAGAGGTGTTTGTTTCAAGGTGAGTGCTTCTGGTTTTCTAGACTCTTTCAGTGTGGTTCTGTTGTTTCATTGGCATACATTCCAGGATTACTGCCAAACTTATGAAGCAGACAGGATAGGGCCTCATGCTGTTCTGTTTGGATCTTTGACGCATACAGCGCTTTATCCTCCTGAATAACTGCAGCACGCTGAATTGCTCCAGGGTTCCAGAATTTTACctcagaaattactttctaggtctttaaagaacagaaaaacagctgAGGTTTCTGCGTCTAGATAGCTGCCAAAAGGAGACAGAATTACACCCCAATTCCCTTAACATCTCTCACATATGTCccctaaaaaaccaaaacagattcATGAATTAggaatattttagaatattgCTGGATGGAACGCactatgcaaaacaaaacatcaagTACTTCTTTCTGTATAGAAATAAATGTTAACTTATCAAGAGTACTCAATAAACTTATATGCAAAAGTTCTTCTAAAATTTATCTCAGATATACTTTGCTTGCATGTCTCATCTGGTCAATATATTTGCTTACTCCTCTGTGTAGCCGAAAAAGAGAATATACTTTTCACAGTGACTATGTACAGTTTTACTTTCATCAATGCTGAAGATGTgtgccattttaaaaaaagaacttaatCTCTCCTGAATGCCTCTAAGATCATCCTCTTCTTTAGCAGGCTCTGAACCTACTTACTGAGTCTTAAATTGCTCATACTCACAGATtaagtaagaggaaaaaaagggatgtcAGAATCAAATGGGTAGGAAAAAGTAGAACAAAACACAAGGCtgtaaagaaactgaaaaaaaaccattacTGTTTTCTGCGACGAGGCTGAAAGTCAGGGTGctaaatgaaaatggaaagaatgaaaaaggaagTTCTAACTGCTGGTTCGGTCATCAGTTTAACCGGGGAACACTCTGCTCAAGTggcctccccccgccccgctgcaGTGAGACCTGCCCCCGCTCTGTGATGCTGCACACTGCGggcacatcccacagcttctCACCTGCGggcacatcccacagcttctCACCTGCGTGCAACATCTGTGTTTCTCACCTTTACGAGCCTGACCCTCTCCGGGCACTGTTGGGATCCCTCCCCACGAGTCACCACCGCCAGCTGGCACGGTCGAGGCGTACCTGGGGTTTGCTTTGCTCACGCGAGAAAgtgttgtttttcctgtggGATTTCCCGACTGCTCTGAAAATGGACTGAAAAAGAGCCCGTGTAAGTGGCGTCTTTACTAAGAAAGTAATAttgaggggaaggaagagcttATTTAACCTTCGGACACTCTGCACACTGCTGATCCCTGCGGGAGGCCGCAGTGCAGGAGGCCGCAGGACGGCAGCAGGGCTCGGCGGGGCCGCAGCTGCCCGCGGGGCACGCGCCGGGCCCGCACGGCCCCTCACAGCGCGCGGCCCGAGGGGCCGGGACGGGGCCGCCCCCCCGGCAGCTCCCCCGCACCCGGGGCTGCTCGAAACCGCCGGCAGGCCGGCTGCCCCGCCGCCGGGAGGGACagggaccgggaccgggacaCGGACAGGGACCGCGACGGGAACACTGCCGTGCCCTGGGAGCGCGAGCGGGaggagcccagccctggcccGGCCCTCAGCGACGCCCTCACTCCGCCCCCTCACACCGAACCCCTCTCACCGAACCCCTCACTCCACCCCCTCACACCGAACTCCTCACACCGAACTCCTCTCACCGAACCCCTCTCTCCGCCCCCTCACACCGAACTCCTCACACCGAACCCCTCACTCCGCCTCCTCTCTCCGCCCCCTCACACCGAACTCCGCCGCTCGGCCCCGCCCCTCGGTCCcgcgcgccggccccgccccctgGGCCGTGGGCTGTGGCGAGGCCCCGCCCCGCCTCGTGCCCGCCCCCGCGTTCGGCCAATCAGGCGGCGCCCCGCTGGCCGTGCCCGGCGTCCCGTACGGTCAAGATGGCGGCGCGGCTCCCCCTGCTCGCCATCCTTCTGTTCCTGCTCGCCCTCGCCCGCCCGGCGCTCGCCGCCGCGCAGGAGGCGGAGGGCGCGGCGGCTGCGCCGCATCGCCGCTTTGAGTACAAGTACAGCTTCAAGGGGCCGCACCTGGTGCAGGCGGACGGGACGGTGCCGTTCTGGGTGCACACGGGCAGTAAgtggcgggcggggggcggcggggccgggccggtcGCGCTCCtgcggcggaggcggcggcggccgcccggGGGAACGTGCGAAGGTGGCCGGGGCCGGCGGGCCGAGCTCCGGCCGTGCCCCCGGGCCCCGCGTGGCACCAGCGGCGCAGagcgggcgcggcggcggcggcgaagTGCCCGCGGGCCCCCCGGCACCTGCGCCCTTGTGCGGCGGTGGCCCCGGCCGTGGGGAGGGGACTCCCAGCAGTGATGATGTGTCACTGCCGCCGCGCTGCACCGCGGACAGGCCGCCCGCGCCTCGGCACGGCCAGAAATAGTGCGGAGTTTCATCATGTAagagctggaaatgaaaattctgCTTTCGCAAATACGACTTAATTGAACAACGTTTATACCCGCTATGTGTTCTCTGCAGTACAGGTTAAGGGTTCATTTGTACTCAGAAAGGTTTTTCTCCTTAGTGGCCCCCTCATGTAGAAGGTATTGACATTTACAGCACAGAAGGTTCTGCCTTCCTATAGTTTCTCTGCGGTaacttctgctgtgcttttcagttttttgaTTTGACTTTAATTTTGGGTTCCCCTGGCCCCCAAGTGGCTGAGTACTCGCCTAAAAAGTTGTTTTGAAAACTGTTCTCTAGTTGAGGAGACCAGAAAATTTTCTGAGTTTGGAATATTTGTTTATTGTCTAGTTAAGCACTTgcaatattttctattttgtacATAAAGtgtttgttcctttcctttctaGATGCCATACCGAGTGCAGATCAGATTCGTATAACAACATCTTTGAAAAGCCAAAAAGGGTCAGTGTGGACGAAAAACAAGTCAATATTTGAATATTGGGAAGTCGAAGTGACCTTTCGAGTTACAGGAAGAGGCCGCATTGGAGCTGATGGGCTGGTATGAACACCCTGATCCCCCGGAGAGAAACAGCCGTGCTTTAAAAGGGAATCTTCACTTACGACTCTTCTTGCTTTCCTGATAGGCAGTCTGGTTTACAGAAGAGCAAGGCTTGGAAGGTCCTGTTTTTGGGGCAGCTGATAAATGGAACGGTGTTGGAATTTTCTTTGATTCTTTTGACAATGATGGAAAGGTTAGTTGGAAGTAAACTCTCCTAGTAAAGACTATAAACTAATTTCTGGTCTGTTTCATACATGTAATGTTGTGGAAAAAATAGGATGTTATTTTCCTACTCTTCCTGCCTTTCACTTCAAagggataaaataaaatagacaaGTTTCCCTTACAGAAGTTTTGCTAGACTTTTTCACACTTGCTTTTTAAGCTTGCAAGTTGAAGCATAACGCATCATGAATCTCCACTGAACATTGGTGCATGTGTCAGGTTTGGAGGGAAGATACCATGTACAAATGTATAATCCGAAATTTGGAATGTCTGTGCACAGTTTGATGTTGATACATCTGGAGGTGTGTGCTTTGGAAGAGGGGTATTGTACCAAAATACGACACTGCGGGAACACCAGTTTCTGTGTCTGTCTCCAGAGATGCTCTTTTtctggaacagcagcaaaaattcTATAGCAGATGGGAGTGACAGTTGTTGTTTTCAATTCCCAGTGTTCCAGCCCAGAATGATCCTGGGAAACTTTAATAATACATAGTGGGcctgctttgcattttttgctttccctgcagACTTTGGCTTGCTTTTAGAcattttagatatattttagTAGGTGTAtgtgccttttttccccccctacaGATGGCTTTTGATACACAGCAAACTTTATCGTatataaaaaattgaaagacTGAAGGTGATGTTTATATTTCTGATCTTCAAAGACAAGACATAGAATCAGAGTATTGTTCAACTTGCTACGAATTTTTAgatcctttttcctcttcccttttttttttcctgacttctgGCATAAACATGGACACTGGCATGGTTTAGTTGGCTGAGGATGCCATCTGCCACAAGTTTCCCAtggacagcactgcttgccaGAACTCTGATAGCACTGGGACTCTGACCACGACAAGTTCAGTCAGTGTGGTGTAAAACCCTTTGTCTAAAGTGATGATGTGTCACTTCTAATGGAAATAGAAGTCTTGGTCATGCCTGTAATGGTCTGACATGTCTTAAGTACTGGAGTGTCTAAgacttttttaaattacagtctCTGACTTTCTACAGTCCCAGTATGGAGAAATTCTTCTGCAGTTTTTTTGCCATTATCATTTAGTTCATTTTCATCCTCTAGCAATTCAAATAACTGGGGATGTGTTCAACAGCCTTTGTTTAGTCTCTGACAGAAAGCTCCTAAGGTTTTTCTAATGACTGTGTCAAGGTCAGTAGGATGTCAACATAGTGTCTGTTTGGCTACATAACACTGGGAAAAACATCCAAAGTTGGATGTACTAAGTCATCTGTTACTTTCAAAGACTGTGTCTTCACTACATTTGAATTTCTCCAAACTGTGgcttctgtgtttctgcatTTGCCCAGTTATGGTAGTTGGTAGTATACCCAGGAACTTAACTTGTAGGTATTTTTCCCACCTCTAACTGTGCAAAGAACATGTCAAGTCTCTTGCAAAGCATGCAGCTTGCTAGTGTAATTTAGAAAttccaaaagaataaaatatttgaggTGTAATGACTTAAGGTGCTCTATCACAGAAAGGCTGTCAATGATGTTACTTATATTTCACTTCAAATTAAACTATTCCATTTGtttgccatttctttttctagaaaaacaACCCTGGAGTGATTGTTGTAGGCAACAATGGAAAGCTTCTGTATGACCATCAGAAGtaagtttattttcagtgttattGATGAATGCTTGCTTTTGAATGATGAAATTTTGCATGAAAGCCTTTGAGAAACAAGGCTTTGTTCATAGGAAACcttgttgttttctttatatttgaggttttctatttattaaaatactgctttggCAGTAACAGCACAGAAATTGGCAACTGATGGATATTTAAATGGCCTATGTCCTTTGGGATGGGTGAACTCAGATAGAGGTGCAGACTTTTTACCTCTTCATTGCTCATAGGTATCTTCCACACACAGCCTATAACTGACAGAAGTGACTGACTGAAAGCTAATTGCCTGTTGCTAAAACTAATTGgattaattttgatttctgaTTGTTTGTTGTGAACAACACAACTGACACCTTTTTGGATTCTCTGAGGAGAGAGGTGTCTAGCTTAGTTGGTGCTGTCTGGTCTACAGCTTGTTTCCACCTCTGTTCCCAGATGCAGGAATGTGTCTCAGGAGCACAGAGGTTTCCCCATTCCTGCACTCCATCTGTACTGTCCTGTGCAAAGCATCTGGTACTGCAGACTGCAGACGCAGAAAAGCTCAGTGCAGCTACGGGGACAGGCTTTGACAAACTTGCATACTGAAACACTGTCCTGATGTTGCTGAGCGATAGGTTGATGCTTTCTTGTCTTAGCTGGTAAATCCTAAGGTGTGGTTGTTTCTGTGTGCAGTGACGGTGCCACACAAGCCTTGGCCTCCTGTCTGAGGGACTTCAGGAACAAGCCCTACCCCGTGCGAGTGAAGATCGCctactacaaaaaaaccctgactgTGAGTGCTCTGAGACAGGGGAACTGCTCGTGTTCCTCAGCTTCCTCAGTGTGAGATTGCTGAACAGTGTGAAAACCCAAAGGCCCCCGTGTTAATTGCAGCATTTATCCCTTTAGGTGTCAGTGAACAATGGCTTTACTCCGGACAAAGACGACTACGAACTGTGTGCAAAAGTGGAAAACATGGAGCTGCCATCACAAGGCTATTTTGGAATATCTGCAGCAACGGGGGGACTCGCAGGTagtaaatgtttaaaatggGGACAAATGGTGTGGGGACCTGCAGGGCTTGCAAGagaagttggggtttttttctactgctAGTGTTGATCCATTATACCAATTCTTGACCACAATGATGTAATTAATCCTCTCCCATTCCCAAATTACTGATATGCTTAGGCCTTTTCCTGGCTACAGCAGAAGAATTTTCAGTTTGTCCTGACAGACAGTCTCATTGTACAGTCACTGTACAGTCTCATTCCCCACTGCACAGACTCTTGGGAGGACTTTGGGAGGGTGCTGTTCCTTGAAGATCCTTTGCAGGTGGAAAGTTGACTTGGGAAGTAGTGGGATTTgtaacatatttttgttttgtttgttgaatACAGATGATCACGATGTCCTGTCATTTCTGACCTTCCAGTTGACTGAGCCTGGGAAGGAAGTAGTAAGCATTTTTATGCATAATTAATAAAGTATTGTATATGTTTTATGTGCAGCACCAGATTATGGCATTCCCTCTGAAGTCACACTTGGCATCCCTGTTTTGGCATCCCTGTTTTGGGATTTTGGCATGCAGCTGTGACATCATctgttttagaaaaatgaaactggTACTGTTATGTTTTGGTAGTAttgtaattaatgtttttaagacCAGAATTCTGGAAACATCAACGAAGCAACAAAAATCCTGATGTTAAATCAAAACATGAAATAACTTGTTTGGAAAGTGGGCAAATATCTGTTCTTGCTTTCAACTTGCCCTACCTCTAGAACGGTTCTGTTCTGCTAAACAGCATCTGTGCTTGTAAAACTTGATTACATTTTAATAGTAGAAAGTAGGTGTCTGTTGGGGAAAAGCTGTGGGTCTCCATGGGAATGTGTGGTTTCTCACTTCAGCTTAATGTGCTCCAGTGCTTGTGTTACATGTTCACATCTGAAATCTGAACAGCCTTGCTGGAGAGTAAGTTACACAGGAGTGGTGGAGAACATGACAAAAAAACTCACCCGTGCCCCCTTCCCCCGATAATGTTTTAAAGCCAACACCAGATGCAGAAATTCCTCAAAAAGATAAAGAGAAGTATCAAGAAGAGTTTGAACACTTTCAACAAGAATTGgataaaaagaaggaagaatttcaAAAGGAACATCCTGATGTGCAAGGACAGCCAGGCAAGTTACCTGAGCCATTTTTCAGTTGTCAAGGGAAATGTTCGTTTTCCAGGATGATCAGAACTAGGGCCTGATACTCTGACTGATCTTACTAAACTCCCACTGTCGTTAATTACATTATTTGAGACTCTTTGGTTATTTCTTTGTCAAGTGTTTCCTGAAATAGAAAGTTCTTTTGGTCATGCCTGGattgaaagcaaaacaaatgacTGGAAACATGGTGGGAATTACGAGGATCTGCATGTAACAACAGAAGGGAGAGAAGGTCATGCATCCCTCTGTAAAGTGGTGATTAAGCAAgcatgacctttttttttttttttttgttatttgaaatGGCATCTTTTGGTCTGTTTCTGCACATTcatagaaaacttttttttcccatctgttaAAGATGGGTTAGTGAATATGTTGGAACGTGTGCTTAcatggaaaagctttttaatgCTTGCCTAATGCTGGGCAAACAAGAATCTGATTATTTGAAAGTATATTGGAAGCCATTTCTTACTTCTGTGGATTGTATTAGCTGTATATGAATGCATATATACCAGcaatgtatatatatgcatgtttAGCCATCTAAACCTGAAATTTCAGGTTGTCATTTTTATTGCACAGTGATAAGTTATCCTTGGATGGGTGTTCAGATCCCATCTGGGTGTCCTTTGCCATGTCAGTGGTGAAAAACAGACACCAAATACATCAAATGATGGGGGAAGGTATATCCACTGGGATACATTAAGGGAGCAAGGAAAATGAGGAATGCATGTTTGTAAGAACCACCTGTGCTTTTCTCTCATCAGCGGATGATGTTTTCGAAACTGTGAGCGATCGTGAATTGAGGCAAATCTTTGAGGGGCAGAATCGAATTCATCTGGAGATCAAACAGCTTAATAGGCAGTTGGACATGATTCTGGATGAGCAGAGGAGATACGTCTCTGCAGTCACAGATGAGATTGCTAAGAGAGGAGCTGGTTTGCCAGGTCAACAAGGACAGGTAAATAAAACCCCTGgtggttcccagcccagcctcatTTTGGCAGTGTGActgatttgctttttctaaGATATGTTgatctttttcctccccctgccccacaccAGGTTTCCCAGCAAGAGATTGAGACAGTTGTGAAAACTCAGGAAGAGGTCATTAGACAAGTAAATGAAATAAGGTAAATGCCTTCTAAACATTAAGGGTGTGTTTTGAATTTTGTATGATTTTCCACCTTTTAAATCCTGTTTATTATTTCAGTGGGAGAATATTGACAAACTTGAAGTTTCTGTGTCAGTTCCTTAGTGGTGACTCTCTGCATACATTTAATTTCTATAATAAAGTAAGTTTGTGTCCCTAAGATGGCTAAACCcctaatttgcctttttttaatcacGAGATTCCACTTCAACAGGTAAGTCAGTTCCCTTTAAACACAATGAAGAAAAGCTTTATCTTGCAGGTGCTATACTGCTGGAATGGATTTGAGAAAATGCCTGTGTTTGATGGGCATGCCGGTGTACTTCTTTTAAGATGTTTTACTGTCGCTGTCTTAAtcaggaatggctttaagccGGTTTAGCCCTTCATTTATGGTAGCTACAACATTCCCTACcttgtgtttaaaaacagaaggaaaaaaaggagaaaaacaagttgTGGCTTTTTCTCCTGTATTAGTTCAAGGGCAGCTCTTGTGATTTATCTAAGTAGGTCAGTTTTTTGTAGAATGAAGATTAGAGTACTTCCATTTTTGCACTTGTTCTTCCACGAAAGCTTTTATGTTAATATTCTTGACAAATCTTTATACCTTGCAAGCAAATTAGATTTTCTTGTTAACGTTGGCAGTCTGCCCTTTTAGTGACTACTTATCAGATAAGAGTTTGCGTAACATCatcttaatattttccttagattaaagaaatgctttatttctgGATAGAAATGAACAGCCCGTTGTTGCTTGGACTTACAGTCCAAGTAATTTTCTTGTCAAGATTTGTGGATTTCTGAACCATCTGATTACAGAAGAATTTTGCACGTTCATACCATGGAAACTATCAGCATGGTATTGTTAATGCAGAACTAAATATAAACCCTTAGGGAAGTTATTTGGCTCTTACCAAAGAGTGGCTCAGTCTGGGGGAAGGTGGGTGTGCCAGTTTAATTACACAGAGATGGTGCTACCAGGAGGGAGAAGAACAAAGGGAGTGTTCCACTTGTGTCCTAGCACTGAAAATAGTGGGGCAAGCTAAACAGTGTGAGGGACGTGGAGAAACAGAAGTACCATCAGCATTTATTAGGCAGTGGGCACGATGGTGGTCGCATGGGTTTGCATGggttatttaagaaaaaaatcttccagtgAGAAACTCAGttctaaaatatattattaGAACATTATTTGAAAGTACAGGTAAACAATAATCAGTTTACTTACTGTTTTCACAATGAATAAGACCTATTTCAAACACAGTAGTACAGTTCTGTGTAACACTACAAATGTGATGATCATACCTTGTTTCCAGTTTCCTCAATGAACACTGTTCCAGCCAGTGGGggagctttttttatttcctaatgtGAGACagttgaaggccaggttggacggggcttagagcaacctgggctagtggaaggtgtccctgcccatggcagggggtggaatgagatgatctttaaagttccCTCCCAAAACAAATCATTCTGAGATACTGTGAAAAATTGCTGAGCACTGTACAAAGAGTGAGGAGTGCACTGGGAAGGCACTGAAGGAAGCTCTCATCTGAACGAAATGTCAAgttttaagtaaattaaaaagaaatccaaagacATACATTTTGATTGTCTATTCTGTTAATAATGAAGAGATTAACAATCAcatgataaatattttagctGTAGAATAATCCTCTTTGCAACTCGAAAGAAACAGCACAGTAGGGGAAAATTATATAAACATATTGATTAGAGATTAcgtttttttctctcattgaCTAGTTTACCTAAAACAAAATTAGTTATGGAACCTCAACTTTTCATggatttaattttgtttgttgtaGAAGCAAAATGAATTCCCAT from Chiroxiphia lanceolata isolate bChiLan1 chromosome Z, bChiLan1.pri, whole genome shotgun sequence encodes:
- the LMAN1 gene encoding protein ERGIC-53, encoding MAARLPLLAILLFLLALARPALAAAQEAEGAAAAPHRRFEYKYSFKGPHLVQADGTVPFWVHTGNAIPSADQIRITTSLKSQKGSVWTKNKSIFEYWEVEVTFRVTGRGRIGADGLAVWFTEEQGLEGPVFGAADKWNGVGIFFDSFDNDGKKNNPGVIVVGNNGKLLYDHQNDGATQALASCLRDFRNKPYPVRVKIAYYKKTLTVSVNNGFTPDKDDYELCAKVENMELPSQGYFGISAATGGLADDHDVLSFLTFQLTEPGKEVPTPDAEIPQKDKEKYQEEFEHFQQELDKKKEEFQKEHPDVQGQPADDVFETVSDRELRQIFEGQNRIHLEIKQLNRQLDMILDEQRRYVSAVTDEIAKRGAGLPGQQGQVSQQEIETVVKTQEEVIRQVNEIRNSVADTLRSISGAQHPGSAGVYETTQHFNDIKEHLHLVKRDIEHLAQRNMPSSDKLKCPELPPFPSCLSTMHFIIFMAVQTVLFIGYVMYRSQQEAAAKKFF